In the genome of Ananas comosus cultivar F153 linkage group 11, ASM154086v1, whole genome shotgun sequence, one region contains:
- the LOC109717592 gene encoding uncharacterized protein LOC109717592, with translation MRQEEQIKRFQEIVDQLGTAPAGARRGQPGVVTEAFPSGSGNPTFVNSEMEAERERALAALMSFKKFDPPTFDREDIDPWTVESWIDSIETVFEDLYTVERDKVRLAAHCLQRSAKVWWKGIKQNRSPRLPLMTWQEFRELILSVYFPDSEKRKLRDRFQKLRQGDRSVREYEREFFRIVSCLPNVVQGDKDRADCFVRGLRPDIFKVVHNLKLQTFAEVVDRALWIEQGNAFVREEREAEECKRLSSSNKLQQPAAQQQLLLEQQRAPPAAPAAAGVAPAASSSSSSSSKQQQLVLLNSS, from the exons ATGCGTCAGGAGGAACAGATTAAAAGATTCCAAGAGATAGTGGATCAGTTAGGGACCGCACCAGCTGGGGCCCGTCGAGGACAGCCGGGGGTTGTGACGGAGGCGTTTCCATCGGGGTCGGGCAATCCGACTTTTGTTAATTCAGAAATGGAAGCGGAAAGagagcgagctttggcggctctcatgtccttcaagaagtttgatccaccTACTTTTGATAGAGAGGACATAGATCCATGGACtgtggagtcgtggattgaCTCCATAGAGACTGTTTTTGAGGATTTGTACACGGTGGAACGGGACAAGGTGCGCCTAGCCGCGCATTGTCTGCAACGAtcagcgaaggtgtggtggaaaggcatcaAGCAGAATCGATCGCCTCGTCTCCCTCTTATGACTTGGCAAGAGTTTCGGGAATTAATACTTTCTGTTTATTTTCCCgatagtgaaaagagaaagcttcggGACAGGTTTCAGAAATTACGACAAGGAGATCGCTCTGTGAGGGAGTACGAACGGGAATTTTTCCGTATCGTGAGCTGTCTTCCGAACGTGGTACAAGGTGATAAAGATCGAGCTGATTGTTTTGTACGAGGACTTCGgcctgatattttcaaagtgGTGCATAATcttaagttgcagacttttgctgaagtTGTGGATCGGGCTCTATGGATAGAGCAAGGCAATGCTTTTGTGCGTGAAGAGCGCGAGGCTGAGGAATGTAAGCGA ctcagcagcagcaacaaGCTGCAGCAGCCAGCAgctcagcagcagctgctgctggagCAGCAGCGAGCACCACCAGCAGCACCAGCAGCTGCTGGAGTAGCACCAGCAGCAAGCAgcagtagtagcagcagcagcaagcagcagcagcttgtgCTGCTTAACAgcagctag
- the LOC109717593 gene encoding phototropin-1B-like, which translates to MQYAIPVNHVLESGEKIGLKHFKPAKPLGSGDTGSVHLVQLLEMGEYFAMKAMNKNVMLNRNKVHRATAKREILDMLDHRFLPTLYASFQTKTHICLITDYCLGGELFLLLERQPLKVLREDAVRFYAAEVIVALEYLHCQGIIYRDLKPENIMLQRDGHIVLTDFDLSCLTSCKPELLLPDSVDKKKHSKGRIPPVFVAEPMRALNSFVGTEEYIALEIITGVGHTSAVDSWALD; encoded by the exons atgcaatatgcaatacctgtcaATCAT GTTTTGGAGAGTGGCGAAAAGATTGGTTTGAAACATTTCAAGCCTGCCAAACCTTTGGGATCTGGTGACACTGGCA GTGTGCATTTGGTGCAATTGTTAGAAATGGGAGAGTACTTCGCAATGAAGGCTATGAATAAGAATGTCATGCTTAATCGCAATAAG gTCCATAGAGCTACTGCAAAGAGAGAAATACTTGATATGTTGGATCACCGTTTCCTTCCAACATTATATGCATCTTTTCAG ACTAAGACGCACATTTGTCTAATTACTGACTACTGCCTTGGTGGAGAGCTCTTTTTACTTCTAGAGAGGCAACCTTTGAAGGTCCTCAGGGAAGATGCTGTTAG ATTCTATGCTGCAGAAGTAATTGTCGCACTTGAGTACCTGCACTGCCAAG GTATAATCTATCGAGACCTAAAGCCAGAAAATATCATGCTTCAGAGAGATGGACACATAGTCCTCACAGATTTTGATCTTTCATGTTTGACATCTTGCAAACCAGAG CTCCTGCTTCCCGATTCCGTGGATAAAAAGAAGCATTCAAAAGGACGAATTCCTCCAGTTTTCGTAGCTGAACCAATGCGAGCTTTGAATTCTTTTGTTGGCACTGAAGAATACATTGCACTA GAGATTATCACTGGAGTTGGACATACTAGTGCTGTTGACTCGTGGGCTCTTG ATTGA